A genomic region of Plasmodium vivax chromosome 1, whole genome shotgun sequence contains the following coding sequences:
- a CDS encoding DNA replication licensing factor MCM7, putative (encoded by transcript PVX_087810A) produces MGERKMEIRTYVDDNHTKYLEAVKNYNSHIDELVTFFDSFEDPSANHTNWGKLKYKGYLQKIYNHETELLPIYLDDLREHFCKENKEADYSVYNGIMTNTHRYMELLYSAADKCLSDECFKRFVKGYGEEDESEKTKRKNLRRINNEDLSGYSTDESEKEAFNNLFRDMIKPIEEIRQERMKEYKLPAYLRVNFEIILIPSSRDLVRKMRVVNADCIGSLSTFECEVIRATQLKPRIQVATYECDRCHVFAYKAVDGPFFMPLFDCPGCTNVHGVRGSLKFQAKLSKFVKYQEIKVQELPSQLPEGDIPRSMNCIIHGESTTSVQPGMSVTLTGVLMPVTKSGFQALKGGLIAEKVFHIYYVQNNKENFNEHIDNYDKIMEEVQALKNSPNLYEKLAFNIGPEIYGHDDVKKALLLQLIGGCTKKKKDGGMIRGDIHILLMGDPGVAKSQLMKKVCLIASRSIYTTGKGSSSVGLTAAVLKDPNTGETTLEGGALVLADKGICCIDEFDKMDEFDRSAIYEVMEQQTVSIAKAGHCSNMPARSSVLAAANPINGRYDCKKSVMLNMNLPAALLTRFDLQFLLLDISDRDKDKKLAEHVLNILKCADSNDDKKKRSELSSEGYEEIDKTVLRAFIQLAKKKEPTISPDLIPKITQWYVSSRQLESQQERYNDTRINYTTPRALLAILRISQALARLRDSDVIEPADFEEAIRLTEQSKASVSQQTEKRRRKDSSTEIMNIIKSIKEKIMEKKKKWNGWISIEEIETQAVTKGFTKAHVFNTIDKYVELTVFTINENNTAIAFPNDVYNADDDDDNGEGHSDGAGAPDEEADGF; encoded by the coding sequence atgggggagaggAAAATGGAAATCAGGACCTACGTGGATGACAACCACACGAAGTATTTAGAGGCGGTGAAGAATTACAATTCGCACATAGACGAGCTCGTGACCTTTTTCGACTCGTTCGAAGACCCCTCTGCGAACCACACCAACTGGGGAAAGTTAAAATATAAGGGATACTTGCAAAAGATTTACAATCACGAAACGGAGTTGCTGCCAATATATTTGGACGATCTGAGGGAGCATTTCTGCAAGGAGAATAAGGAGGCGGATTACTCTGTGTACAATGGGATCATGACCAACACGCATAGGTACATGGAGCTACTCTACTCCGCTGCGGACAAGTGCCTATCCGATGAATGTTTCAAAAGATTTGTAAAGGGTTAtggagaggaagacgaaaGTGAGAAGACCAAGAGGAAGAATTTGAGgagaataaataatgaagatCTGAGTGGGTATTCCACAGAcgaaagtgaaaaggaagcttttaacaatttatttCGTGACATGATTAAGCCAATCGAAGAAATAAGACAAGAGAGAATGAAAGAGTACAAACTGCCAGCATATTTAAGAGtcaattttgaaattattttaatccCAAGTTCGAGAGATTTGGTTCGAAAAATGAGGGTAGTAAATGCAGACTGTATAGGATCTTTAAGTACATTTGAATGTGAAGTTATTAGAGCTACTCAGCTGAAGCCGAGGATACAGGTAGCCACATATGAATGTGATAGGTGTCATGTATTTGCATATAAAGCTGTAGAtggtcctttttttatgcctctTTTTGATTGCCCTGGATGTACAAATGTGCACGGTGTTAGAGGATCACTCAAGTTTCAAGCCAAGTTAAGTAAATTTGTAAAGTACCAAGAAATTAAGGTCCAAGAATTGCCTAGCCAACTACCAGAAGGAGACATCCCCAGAAGCATGAACTGTATAATTCATGGGGAGTCTACCACGTCTGTGCAGCCAGGGATGTCTGTCACCCTCACAGGGGTTCTAATGCCAGTCACGAAAAGTGGATTCCAAGCATTAAAGGGGGGACTCATTGCCGAGAAGGTCTTTCACATTTATTACGTACAAAAcaataaggaaaattttaacgAGCATATTGATAATTATGACAAAATTATGGAGGAAGTTCAGGCTTTGAAAAATAGCCCCAATTTGTACGAAAAATTGGCCTTTAATATTGGCCCTGAAATATATGGGCATGACGATGTGAAGAAGGCTTTACTGCTGCAGCTAATCGGgggatgcacaaaaaaaaaaaaagatgggGGGATGATAAGAGGTGATATACATATACTCCTTATGGGAGACCCTGGAGTTGCAAAAAGTCAGCTAATGAAGAAGGTATGCCTCATTGCTTCCAGATCCATTTACACAACAGGAAAGGGAAGCAGTTCCGTTGGTTTAACTGCAGCTGTGTTGAAGGACCCCAACACGGGGGAAACAACCCTAGAGGGAGGGGCACTCGTTTTGGCAGACAAAGGAATATGCTGCATTGACGAATTTGACAAAATGGACGAATTTGATCGTTCGGCCATTTACGAAGTTATGGAACAGCAAACCGTTTCCATAGCGAAAGCTGGCCATTGCAGCAACATGCCTGCGAGGTCGTCCGTACTGGCAGCGGCCAACCCTATTAATGGCAGATACGATTGTAAGAAATCCGTCATGCTGAACATGAATTTGCCCGCCGCGTTGTTAACCAGATTTGACTTACAGTTTCTGCTTCTGGACATATCCGATAGggataaagataaaaagcTAGCTGAGCATGTGCTCAACATTTTGAAGTGCGCAGACTCTAATGatgataaaaagaaaaggtcCGAATTGAGCAGCGAAGGGTATGAAGAAATTGACAAAACAGTGCTCAGGGCGTTCatccagctagccaaaaaaaaagaacccacCATTTCGCCTGACCTGATTCCAAAAATTACCCAGTGGTATGTTTCTTCTAGACAACTAGAATCGCAGCAGGAGAGGTACAACGACACCCGTATTAATTATACAACCCCGAGAGCGCTGCTAGCCATTCTTCGAATATCCCAGGCGCTAGCCAGACTGAGAGACAGCGATGTTATTGAGCCGGCCGATTTTGAAGAAGCCATCCGATTGACGGAGCAGTCCAAAGCTAGCGTCTCCCAACaaacggaaaaaagaagaaggaaagatTCCTCCACCGAAATTATGAACATTATTAAAAGtataaaggagaaaattatggaaaagaaaaaaaaatggaatggaTGGATATCGATTGAGGAAATCGAAACGCAGGCCGTAACCAAGGGGTTCACCAAAGCGCACGTCTTCAACACCATTGACAAGTACGTGGAGCTCACTGTGTTCACCATCAACGAGAACAACACGGCCATTGCCTTCCCGAACGACGTGTACAACGCGGACGACGACGACGACAACGGCGAGGGGCACAGCGACGGGGCGGGCGCGCCCGACGAGGAGGCGGACGGCTTTTGA
- a CDS encoding endonuclease/exonuclease/phosphatase domain containing protein (encoded by transcript PVX_087815A), whose translation MNAYNTEGRYLLIIYEKVFKIIYIKHLKDNKNEKVKVPSLFIFRESGKCTEKLINKDKIRKKSKKFGSIISELIIDNIIGSIEIRNELFLFVVDKWKLLCKFFYLNKYRSIYKIEKVHYIPYNINIVSFNTIISNALNVDDNANSYFINHLVNHEDIGKDFEVINNSSQSHSTAAARRAASPGDHRSGSGIGGIGDIRSIRGGNHGDRAGDAPQNANSNDPSYEPDSSDNELEKGYKMDEDNPYNKHFANKSGKLNGERTTIGKNQFGGEFEMEVEPMNHRTHRSGNYNKKEEKNKKILNFNTAKRWLTNQFNHKNLLNIISDITNYDGRGLGEGGGRPAPRAQLGEGVTGGVASGVTGGNTGRTVGAPSSSHTHRGMQRNEEEMMNTNSSTLDDNEFMMQVLNDKENSSRQENGGMPSKIANGEHNYCKGGGSGGKENGSSTYDANSNDGNARYGRSDHQSRRTEPHASYTNREDAHRKEPIDSPKISINLIDDLFTDRKKGNEESPVGGDQMDRQANELNQLLLDGAKGSYQIGAKNDQNNFINSGGNEKRSNLCPPGGSLPTGKGNRVGTEAAVGEVTTNGNNDSYYQNLLCIYNDEKKGAASSRNGSTSGKAEQDKGISTEKGNSSVRDSSKNAAAENKGDLKDLINNSYFNVRNNLVVVENSEHSEKRNSYPLSFKNANDESVKADEKKMNIKMDMHKMLKMIQKILTVHMYYSYDYDLTQCIQKKTKKNIEEVDVEPMFSSSSTHRKRSFLNVSEKNFMWNYQMIKKVKCKCKIDDNWFCSVIQGYISYTYIEMNRRCLELLLISRRSSVLGGTRFNKRGINDDGYVANYVETEQIVRINNRNITYLNRFDKANMAVDNVKKGSERGGSSVGTDLGTPNRNEGNNLKEVQSSNTMGGAPPKVLPPTVSTQTGGKNILEGESSDPLGKMSHPLEEEKLRNGEVTAEASANNERVATGESGGSSQGCINSDSNFENRIISLVQIRGSIPLFWKQHSMSSHVNIQRSSLLSIKAFKEHNKKLITNYGNNIYYINLLSQNKNNEKKLTKKMIELINYIKKDKHYKEKNFINYIEYDFHISVKNKSFEDAMNDFINKVLLKEIKNVSFFMEASKGIIEGEANTNGSSTNQVGESYPCVFQNGVFRTNCLDCLDRTNVFQYYYTLFFILYVLHVSKNDIFLKPVKKSHLCFYKNFNTLFNSKSVTVVTTLPTDSYLLELSEKPGVNKNFDYSKGSSNSSGSLFEDYCYVHEAGSPPNVSGANVSGGNNVSGGNNVSGGNNTSSVNNESSLNNASSVKNGGSNLHNGSSGGGKRDCLKSEIMSRMEKEEKKHRMAYSNYEREDERKFTSRQEQPDEYVHILKHFFKKMWVENGDIISTHYTGTGSVFSSQINVGRSSLSTNIDHAIKSIERFYQNNFEDNFRQECIDIILCTGKYSKSKRRNFIGADFNYFLNYGNFMNKESFLGLRGRNMGLSIPYLPYGRNAQADKGQTDKGQIEAEQDTSKENHPRGRSKHKSPESNTNSSDSSENAVENSSSLLEEERDEDEGRLSRGRSKQGRSRGPSKNAERKKLEGRRAKERHSEVEDPLSKGVNSGDDKGEDDAEESEEQQEERELHENAHQSPHSKEPRKSHKSVKRAKMKKTKVHLAESESKEVVPPRREKAYGKSTSMSDVYSRTNVGNESSAENTLSSSSGGSGGSAGSGGSGGSGGSGGSAGSGRSSSDSNAHKKWKKKKKRRNVNKKGKEKKNKSDLVYMKNLYKKKNYIYNVRNRNKYSDYLSHDLINHYYTDFDESKMGSSHRKKKMTNNDYEEKIVKLWAGTWNLCGNDLYELNDISSWLNQINECIDMYVFCFQEVVELTGFRILMNMKDKFKEKKIEQKITQSLAEMSQRQKEMYIRSKIGTSAYFANGTINGAGAGIRGGPEHSASAVNSHSAVNSHSAVNSHSGVNNHPYDNHAGVNEGMKREDYYENCLKCFNESYMCEGASAENAENAANAANAANAVKAANASNTASAANAGSTTQRGERRSFDQNGVLDISKSCFLNNYFNNLEEDREQAHPRFSVASASPSAQDEQSKLLNLNMLNMNTMAHEDPQSRSPPSRKSEDFIFLPDESGKSEVAGNAPQKSNPPTNAQQRNQSSNVLNVLEDRENNGGNLLGEHLMKSNETNISSNINELFDSNPVSGSNRKANNGVCSSRDVFNLVDHTYGADNHVGGRHPSGKEAECNSSDVNLQNKANIEGDKQYRGGRDTHSYVMRREENLKDDTTCGEPQNRKRADTNSFHISSIQDVFQENQNSNSVNLIHLGGDDMDGCVRGKKGARTHSHMEGRNTQRSGASDEYPGSDSKRGEEQIPFKSNDMFLKNESNKYFLNLKKFKYVKLKSVSMIGLFIIIFIDEGLVDYIREIEVCKVKVGLKGNTGNKGSVSIKFRLGFNSFCFNNIHLASGQTNIFERNSQMQSILSNSFQNQELNNLFNFDYFFACGDFNFRINKSHEEVFKSIANKNANQLLNYDQFIYNKLYNILPFCLFYEHPIMFNPTYKYKKNSNMYDVRRTPAWCDRILVSGKLIHLSELEKKRKEHMAQAFQPEKDDVVSSKSGQTKHPPGEKQLASNHPEGDDPNDFYHNDKIYFKYLNYKTHNNFFSSDHKPVSAVIELKVFFDKKDIEYKLLNSYSMKTNDDFNSYAKNSSNTSNSSNNKNSNLLDYFFPNNYGLSKYTAYPISQILNYSNNLNSKFKNEMHDHSFHEDAMKNVDRLDDFSCAK comes from the exons ATGAATGCATACAACACTGAAGGGAGGTACTTGCTAATCATATACGAAAaggtatttaaaataatttacataaagcATTTAAAAGataacaaaaatgagaaagtcAAAGTGCCATCTCTGTTCATTTTCCGAGAAAGTGGAAAGTGCACCGAGAAGTTAATAAATAAAGACAAAATTAGGAAgaagagtaaaaaatttggaagcaTCATAAGTGAATTAATCATAGACAATATAATCGGTTCCATCGAAATTAGAAACGAgttatttctttttgtagttgataaatggaaattactttgcaaatttttttaccttaacaAGTATAGGAGCATATATAAGATAGAGAAGGTGCATTACATCCCTTATAACATTAATATTGTTTCCTTTAATACCATCATTAGCAATGCGCTCAACGTTGATGATAATGCCAATAGTTACTTTATCAACCACCTGGTCAACCACGAAGATATAGGCAAAGATTTTGAGGTCATAAATAACAGCAGCCAGAGTCACAGCACGGCGGCGGCCAGGCGCGCCGCGAGTCCGGGTGACCACCGGAGTGGGAGCGGCATTGGCGGCATTGGCGACATTCGCAGCATTCGAGGTGGCAATCATGGCGACCGGGCTGGCGACGCCCCGCAGAACGCGAACTCGAACGACCCCTCCTACGAGCCAGACAGCTCAGATAACGAACTGGAGAAGGGCTACAAAATGGACGAGGATAATCCGTACAATAAGCATTTCGCAAACAAAAGTGGCAAGTTAAATGGGGAGAGAACTACAATCGGAAAGAACCAATTTGGAGGCGAATTCGAAATGGAGGTCGAACCCATGAACCATAGAACCCACAGAAGTGGCAACTATAataagaaggaggagaagaataaaaagatCCTCAATTTTAATACTGCGAAGAGGTGGCTGACCAACCAGTTCAACCACAAAAATCTTTTGAACATCATTTCGGACATAACGAATTATGACGGCCGGGGCCTCggcgaggggggagggaggcCTGCCCCGCGGGCGCAGCTAGGTGAGGGTGTCACTGGCGGTGTTGCAAGCGGCGTTACTGGTGGTAATACCGGCCGTACCGTCGGAGCTCCCAGCAGCAGCCACACCCACCGCGGAATGCAGCGGAACGAGGAGGAAATGATGAACACCAACTCGTCAACGCTGGACGATAACGAATTTATGATGCAGGTGCTGAATGATAAGGAAAATTCCTCTCGGCAGGAGAATGGGGGCATGCCGAGCAAAATTGCCAACGGTGAGCATAACTACTGCAAAGGAGGAGGATCTGGGGGAAAGGAGAATGGCAGCAGCACCTACGATGCCAATAGTAATGACGGCAACGCACGTTACGGTAGGAGCGACCATCAAAGTAGGAGGACGGAACCACACGCGTCTTATACAAATAGGGAAGATGCTCACAGGAAAGAACCCATCGACTCTCCAAAGATAAGCATTAACTTGATTGACGATTTGTTTACAGATAGGAAGAAGGGAAATGAGGAGTCGCCGGTGGGGGGAGACCAAATGGATAGGCAAGCAAACGAGTTAAACCAGTTACTGCTTGATGGCGCGAAGGGGTCGTACCAAATCGGAGCAAAGAATGATcagaataattttataaactcTGGGGGGAATGAGAAAAGGTCTAATCTGTGCCCCCCTGGGGGAAGCCTTCCCACTGGAAAAGGCAACCGAGTAGGCACAGAAGCAGCAGTAGGAGAGGTTACCACGAACGGGAATAACGACAGTTACTACCAAAATTTGCTGTGCATTTATAATGATGAAAAGAAGGGAGCGGCGAGCTCAAGGAACGGAAGCACTAGTGGTAAGGCTGAGCAGGATAAAGGCATATCAACTGAGAAGGGGAACAGCTCGGTTAGGGATTCTTCGAAAAATGCAGCCGCAGAAAACAAGGGAGACCTGAAGGACCTCATTAACAACTCCTATTTCAACGTGAGGAACAACCTTGTTGTGGTGGAAAATAGCGAACACAGTGAGAAGAGGAACTCCTACCCCCTCAGCTTCAAAAACGCAAATGACGAAAGTGTCAAAGcggatgagaaaaaaatgaacataaaaatggacaTGCATAagatgttaaaaatgatacaAAAAATTCTGACCGTTCATATGTACTACTCGTATGACTATGACCTAACGCAGtgcattcaaaaaaaaacgaaaaaaaatatcgaagAGGTAGATGTAGAACCCATGTTTTCTTCCTCGTCCACTCATAGGAAGAGGTCCTTCCTAAATGTCAGCGAAAAAAACTTCATGTGGAATTACCAAATGATTAAAAAGGTTAAGTGCAAATGCAAAATTGATGACAATTGGTTCTGCTCAGTAATTCAGGGCTACATTTCGTACACCTATATTGAGATGAATAGGAGGTGTTTGGAGCTGCTTCTCATTAGTCGCCGCTCCTCCGTCTTGGGAGGCACGCGATTTAATAAGAGAGGCATCAACGATGATGGGTATGTGGCTAACTATGTAGAGACGGAGCAAATTGTGAGAATTAACAATAGGAATATTACCTACTTGAATCGGTTTGATAAGGCTAACATGGCTGTGGATAATGTGAAGAAGGGCAGTGAAAGAGGGGGCTCATCTGTGGGCACCGATTTGGGAACCCCCAACAGGAATGAGGGGAACAATTTGAAGGAGGTCCAAAGTAGTAACACTATGGGAGGAGCTCCCCCAAAGGTGCTTCCCCCTACAGTGAGTACGCAGACTGGTGGAAAGAACATTCTTGAGGGTGAGTCGTCTGACCCGTTGGGCAAGATGTCCCACCCGCTggaagaggagaagctgcgaaatggggaagtcACCGCCGAAGCGAGTGCTAACAACGAAAGGGTTGCCACGGGGGAGAGCGGCGGATCAAGCCAAGGATGCATCAACAGTGATAGCAATTTCGAAAACAGAATAATCTCCCTAGTCCAAATAAGAGGGTCGATCCCACTCTTCTGGAAGCAGCATTCCATGTCATCCCACGTGAACATCCAGCGATCTTCACTCCTAAGCATCAAGGCCTTTAAGGAGCACAACAAAAAGTTGATTACAAATTATGGTAACAATATTTACTATATAAATCTTCTGAGccaaaacaaaaacaacgAGAAGAAGCtcacgaaaaaaatgatcgaGCTGATTAACTATATTAAGAAGGACAAgcattataaagaaaaaaattttattaactacATTGAGTATGACTTTCACATTTCTGTGAAGAACAAAAGTTTTGAAGATGCCATGAACGATTTTATAAACAAGGTTCTTCTCAAGGAGATAAAGAAtgtatccttttttatggAAGCGTCGAAGGGTATAATCGAGGGGGAGGCCAACACGAACGGTAGTAGTACCAACCAGGTGGGCGAAAGCTACCCCTGCGTTTTTCAAAACGGGGTGTTTAGAACTAACTGCTTGGATTGCCTGGACAGGACCAACGTCTTCCAGTACTACTACACGTTGTTCTTCATCCTGTACGTGTTGCATGTGTCCAAAAATGACATCTTCTTAAAGCCAGTGAAAAAATCGCACCTgtgtttttacaaaaattttaataccCTGTTTAATAGCAAGAGCGTGACGGTAGTGACTACCCTGCCGACGGACAGCTACCTGCTGGAGCTCTCTGAGAAGCCCGGCGTTAACAAGAATTTCGACTACAGCAAGGGGAGCAGCAACAGTAGCGGCAGCTTGTTCGAGGACTACTGCTATGTCCACGAGGCGGGAAGTCCCCCCAATGTGAGCGGCGCGAATGTAAGCGGCGGGAATAATGTAAGCGGCGGGAATAATGTAAGCGGCGGGAACAACACGAGCAGCGTGAACAACGAGAGCAGCCTCAACAACGCGAGCAGCGTTAAGAATGGCGGGAGCAACCTCCACAACGGCAGCAGCGGCGGCGGCAAGAGGGACTGCCTCAAGAGCGAAATTATGAGCAgaatggaaaaggaggaaaagaagcacAGAATGGCCTACAGCAATTACGAGCGGGAAGACGAAAGGAAATTTACCAGTCGACAGGAACAACCCGATGAATAcgtacacattttaaaacatttctttaaaaagatGTGGGTGGAAAATGGAGATATTATTAGTACCCATTACACAGGCACGGGGAGCGTCTTCTCTTCGCAAATCAATGTAGGAAGGTCTTCCCTAAGCACAAACATTGACCATGCGATCAAATCCATTGAGAGATTTTaccaaaataattttgaggATAATTTCAGACAGGAATGCATTGATATTATTTTGTGTACAGGGAAGTATAGCAAGAGCAAGAGGAGGAACTTCATAGGGGCCGATTttaactattttttaaattacggcaattttatgaataagGAGAGCTTCCTCGGGTTGAGGGGCCGGAACATGGGCCTCTCCATTCCGTACCTGCCCTATGGGAGGAACGCGCAGGCGGATAAGGGGCAGACGGATAAGGGGCAAATCGAAGCTGAGCAAGATACCTCTAAGGAGAATCacccaaggggaagaagcaaacatAAGTCCCCCGAAAGCAACACCAATAGCAGCGATTCGAGTGAGAATGCGGTTGAAAATAGTAGTAGTCTGCTCGAAGAGGAGCGAGACGAGGATGAGGGGCGCCTGtccagggggagaagcaagcAGGGCAGAAGTAGAGGGCCCAGCAAAAACgcagaaaggaagaagttgGAGGGAAGGAGGGCTAAGGAGAGACATTCAGAGGTGGAGGATCCTCTCAGCAAAGGTGTAAATTCTGGGGATGACAAAGGGGAGGACGATGCAGAGGAGTCGGAagagcagcaggaggagcggGAGCTGCACGAGAACGCACACCAGTCACCCCACTCAAAGGAGCCGCGTAAATCGCACAAATCGGTGAAGCGGGCcaagatgaagaagacgaagGTGCACCTGGCGGAGAGCGAAAGCAAGGAGGTGGTCCCCCCGAGGAGGGAAAAGGCCTACGGGAAATCCACCTCCATGAGTGATGTGTATTCGCGAACAAATGTGGGCAACGAGAGCAGCGCGGAGAACACGCTAAGCAGTAGCAgtggtggaagcggtggtaGTGCTGGCAGCGGTggtagcggtggtagcggtggtagcggcggTAGTGCCGGCAGCGGAAGAAGCAGCTCGGACAGCAACGCCCataaaaagtggaagaagaaaaagaaacgaagaaatgtaaacaaaaagggcaaggaaaaaaaaaacaaaagcgaTCTAGTGTACatgaaaaatttgtataaaaaaaaaaactatatatacAACGTGAGGAATAGGAACAAGTACAGCGACTACCTAAGTCACGATTTGATAAATCATTACTACACGGATTTTGATGAGTCGAAAATGGGCAGTTCACataggaaaaagaaaatgaccaATAATGATTATGAGGAGAAAATTGTAAAACTGTGGGCAGGCACATGGAACTTATGTGGAAATGACTTGTACGAGCTGAATGACATATCTTCGTGGCTGAATCAGATTAACGAGTGCATCGACATGTATGTGTTTTGCTTCCAGGAGGTGGTCGAGTTGACTGGCTTTCGAATTTTGATGAACATGAAAGACAAGTttaaggagaagaagatcGAGCAGAAAATTACCCAGTCGTTGGCGGAGATGTCCCAGAGGCAGAAGGAAATGTACATTAGGAGCAAAATCGGCACCAGCGCGTACTTTGCGAATGGCACGATTAATGGTGCGGGCGCGGGGATTAGGGGTGGCCCCGAGCACTCCGCATCCGCAGTCAACAGCCACTCCGCAGTCAACAGCCACTCCGCAGTCAACAGCCACTCCGGAGTGAACAACCACCCGTATGATAACCACGCCGGGGTGAACGAGGGGATGAAAAGGGAGGACTACTACGAAAACTGCTTGAAGTGCTTTAACGAGTCGTACATGTGCGAGGGGGCCAGTGCGGAAAACGCGGAAAACGCGGCAAACGCGGCAAACGCGGCAAATGCGGTAAAAGCGGCAAATGCTTCCAACACTGCCAGCGCTGCCAACGCGGGGAGCACCACCCAGAGGGGAGAGAGGCGAAGCTTCGACCAGAATGGCGTCCTTGACATTTCGAAGAGCTGCTTCCTGAACAATTACTTCAATAACTTGGAGGAGGACCGGGAGCAGGCTCACCCCCGTTTCTCCGTCGCGTCGGCTTCACCGAGCGCCCAGGATGAACAGAGCAAGTTGCTCAATCTGAATATGCTCAACATGAATACGATGGCCCACGAGGACCCCCAGAGTAGAAGCCCCCCCTCAAGAAAAAGCGAAGATTTCATCTTTTTACCTGACGAATCAGGCAAAAGTGAGGTAGCGGGAAATGCCCCCCAAAAGAGCAACCCCCCCACGAATGCGCAGCAAAGAAATCAAAGCAGCAATGTGCTGAACGTTTTGGAGGACCGGGAGAATAATGGCGGCAACCTGCTGGGGGAGCACCTGATGAAAAGCAATGAGACGAATATCAGCTCCAATATAAATGAGCTCTTTGACAGTAACCCTGTGAGTGGTTCCAATAGGAAGGCAAACAATGGGGTGTGCAGCAGCAGAGACGTCTTCAACTTGGTAGATCATACCTACGGTGCAGATAACCacgtgggggggaggcatcCCAGTGGGAAAGAAGCCGAGTGCAATTCGAGCGATGTGAATTTGCAAAACAAAGCGAACATTGAAGGGGATAAGCAGTATCGAGGGGGAAGAGACACACATAGTTATGTAATGCGGAGGGAGGAGAACCTCAAGGACGATACAACGTGTGGCGAACCTCAAAACCGGAAGAGAGCGGACACAAACAGCTTTCACATTTCGAGCATTCAAGATGTTTTTCAGGAGAATCAAAATAGCAACTCGGTCAATTTGATACACCTGGGAGGAGACGACATGGATGGTTGTGTTAGAGGAAAGAAGGGTGCCAGAACGCACAGCCACATGGAAGGGAGGAACACGCAGAGGAGCGGGGCCTCGGATGAGTATCCTGGTAGTGAttccaaacggggggaagaacaaataCCCTTCAAAAGCAACGACATGTTTTTGAAGAACGAATCGAATAagtactttttaaatttgaaaaaatttaaatatgtgAAGCTGAAATCTGTATCCATGATAGGTCTCttcatcatcatttttattgaTGAGGGGCTAGTAGACTACATACGAGAAATTGAGGTGTGCAAAGTGAAGGTTGGCTTGAAGGGCAACACGGGCAACAAGGGAAGCGTGTCTATAAAATTTCGCCTAGGGTTTAACTCCTTCTGTTTTAATAACATCCACTTGGCGTCAGGCCAAACGAACATCTTCGAAAGGAATAGCCAAATGCAAAGCATTCTGAGCAACAGCTTCCAGAACCAAGAGCTGAATAACCTCTTTAATTTTGACTATTTCTTCGCATGTGGGGACTTTAATTTTAGGATAAACAAAAGTCACGAGGAGGTTTTCAAATCGATTGCGAATAAAAATGCCAACCAGCTGCTCAACTACGATCAGTTCATTTACAACAAGCTGTATAAcatcctccccttttgcctcTTCTACGAGCACCCCATCATGTTCAACCCCACGTACAAGTACAAGAAGAACTCCAACATGTACGACGTGCGAAGGACCCCCGCCTG gTGCGATCGGATACTGGTGAGCGGGAAGCTAATACACCTGTCGGAGCtggagaagaagcggaaggagCACATGGCGCAGGCGTTCCAACCGGAGAAGGACGACGTGGTCAGCAGCAAGAGCGGCCAGACGAAGCACCCcccaggggaaaaacaacTCGCCAGCAACCATCCAGAGGGTGATGACCCGAACGATTTTTACCATAacgataaaatatattttaaatacctAAATTACAAGACGCACAACAATTTCTTCTCAAGTGACCACAAGCCAGTTAGTGCAGTTATAGagttaaaagtttttttcgACAAAAAGGACATCGAATATAAGCTTCTCAACTCGTACAGTATGAAAACGAATGATGACTTTAACagttatgcaaaaaattcTAGCAACACGAGCAACAGTAGTAACAATAAGAACAGCAATTTGTTGgactattttttccccaataATTATGGCCTAAGTAAATATACTGCTTACCCCATTTCGCAAATTTTGAATTActcaaataatttaaatagcaaatttaaaaacgaaatgcATGACCATTCGTTTCATGAGGATGCGATGAAGAATGTGGATCGACTGGACGATTTTTCCTGCGCTAAGTGA